AAGCAGCTATTAGAACTTGCCTGTGTTCTCCCTGGTTTGCTATAGAAATAGGTGGCATATTGAAGCAGCTTGCACTGAAATGGATTGGTATGTCTGTACACTGGTAGAACAGCCTGCCCTACTCACCCTGTAATTACGTCACAGCAGTTGATGTTAAGATAAGCTGTTGGCCCCTGCCATTCTGAAGCCACCTAGGACTCTCTGTGTAGAGTCTGGTGGTAACATGAACACATTTTACAGGAAGGCCACCTTAATCAGGTCAGGGATACTTTCCAGAGCCGTCCTAGGAAAAAAATCTCTCTACCTCTGTCCAAAGGAAGCCCTGCCTGTGATAATTGTGTCTTAAATGGGAGAGTAACTGCTTACACGAGGGATGGCACCACTTCTATTTTTGCTCAGCAAGTCTGGGAGGCTTTCATAGGATTTCAAACAGATCTTTGCTGGTAGGGCAAACAATGAAAGGTATACTTTGAGAAACAAATCCCTTTTCAACCtattggcaggcaccatggtTGTGCTAGGGAGGGGTGATTTAACAGCCCTCCTCAACAAAGTGCCTGGGAGGTTGAAGGCTGCTTACCATTGCCTGAAATCAGCCTGTTTTCTAAAAGAACAGATCAGCTGCTAATGGGGGGAGACAACCACTAGAAGAGTTGGACCAGATATCAGACAAGGTGGCCCAAGCCACTAGTGTTTTCTACTCTCTTGCTACATCATCAAGAAGGTAGGAACCTAGTCCACCGAAATTCAAGCTAGGATGAAGATGGACTCATCTTGCTGCAAGAGCAGACTTGTACTGTTGTTGAAAAACAGGCAAGTGCCAAAcagagccttttaaaatgaaattagcatttttttaaaaaaaagttaaggagaaaaggaaaagccCACCAACCCTGAAGCAAGTGTTAGGGAGTATGGATGTAGGTAGCCCTTGTGGCACTGTGCCTCATATGGAGGAGAACAGCTACAGGACTGTGACAATCCAGCCTGAGGCTAGTCAATGTTCCTATGGGAAGAATGTTGCTCTGACACCAAAGGGGCATGTGCCAGCTGACAGCAGGCTTGACTCATGTACATCATCTCCTTTCACCCTAATACTCTCTCCCAATCCACGCCTGCAACATCTACACGTCCTAGTGAGCTGAACTGACACTTCCCGTTGCTTACTGCAGGGTCTTcatcctttttgagcctgcgggcacctTTGAAGTTCTGACACCGAGTGGTCTGCATAATCAcacaatggctgccacaggaggcagagacaaCCACAAAATGTCGAATAAAGTTATATATAACGCTCATTTCCATTttaactcagagcgggaccacaagtgacgcctgacacaggttggacacttgtcagcttccctcaagttttgatgggaaatgtaggcatcctggtctcgcagcttcgctctctgactgctgtccaatggacttttcaactgtcacttgttcaacattccgccaagctacctacatttcccataaaaacttgagggaagctggcaagtgtccaacctgtgtcaggcgtcacttgtggtcctgctctcagtTGTTATCTGTTGCTTTCCCTATTTCATGTAAAGCAATGTGGGGACCAGAGGCTTCAAACAGCATCTCCATCCACTTATGAACTGTATGTGACTTGCTGGGGCCCTTTTAAacagtgctgctttttctggtgccaggagctattccccccccctccctcccctgggccactAGGGCTTTGACATAAAAAGGCACAAAAATATCTCCATAGTATTGTAATAATAGGTATAGCATGATCTCTGAATAcctagctttcattaaaaaaaaaaaattaagtctctagccccttcccttgcagagatataagggaaaaggcttatctccacaaggaaaggggtgagagacttactttttttaaaaaaaaaattaaaactgggaATTAacagaacctgctacacctatcattacaaCACTATAGTACCACAGCTCTAATcattattcattaaaaaaaacaacgttGGAAatgggcagaaaaataaaaacgATAGTGCTGGTGAAAGCACCACTGACATTTCAAACTGTACTGCAGTGACAAGCTCACAGAACACTACAGAAGAGTTTTTTCCAAAAAACCAGCTCAACCCCATTTTGCAAATAGGACACAAGCAGCtttgaaaaggttaaaaaaaatctgttaaccAACAGCCAAACCAGTTGTGTCTAAAATGGCACCAAAAATCCACTAGCAAGCAGCAGCCAAAACGGTTTACAAAGGCGGTGTGAAATGGGCCTAAAAGTAATTTAGAAGCCCTGCTGGTCAAAAACCCTACCAAGCACTgccccactttctaaaagcactcggcaggcaccaggaatggtGTCGGCAGGCACCATGATGCCCACGAGCACCACGTTGGGAAGTCACTGTCTTACTGGATATCCTGTCTCGAGGACATGCAGCATGGAAGTTGCAAGCCCCCTCCACACCCCGTCCCCTCCCATAAAGCAAGTTAAAACTTGGCAGCTTTTACAGTTGAAGTGGTAAATATATATGACAAGGGTGTGGAgatgaaggagaagcaggcacTCACCCTGGACCAGGCTCCCAACTATTCTGGaaaagaaccagcactttgacaTGGAGCGGCTTCATATTGGGAGGTGAGACCTTCCCTCGTGGGCACTCTTTCTGGCCCAGCCCAGGCCTGCAGGAACAGGTGTCTGGATGACGACCACTTTGATTGGCAAAACATCCTCTGTAAGGTTTTATGGCAATCACAACTGGCTCAGGAGCTGCCTAAATCAGGATTTCACCACTGGCCTATCTACACACCTACGCAGCAGGAAGGAAATGGACACATTCAGTGACAGACAGCTGGCGGAAGCAAGCAGATCTACAGGTTTATCTTACTGTCTGCCCGTGATGAGTAAAACCAGCTCTTCCATAAAGGACAATACACTGCACAGAGGTCAACTATTGCTTTGAATATGGGTATCCTACAGGGAAGGCTCGTGGCATAGATGCGCAAAAGTTCTTAATCTCACAGTAATTCTGGAGAGGTCAGAGAAGGAAGGGGGTTTGACAAACACAGGTGTAGGTCAACTGCTGACGGTATTTCACCATGGAGCACACGCAAGAATCCTGTACCAATGCACtcgccccctcccccaatgctAGAATCCGCACAGAGACCTTTTGTGATACACCAGGGCAAGGAGCTGGTGGATCCTGGAATTTTaccagggaggggaggaggtcaTGTTGTGTGTATAAAAAAATAGAAACACCTATAGAAAAAAACAAATTTGTTACAGACATTCTTTGCCATAATAAATTCTCTCAGGTCTAACTTAAAATCTTTTCAAAAGGTAAAATTACTAGATATCAAACTCAGAAAACAAGAGTGGAGACAGAATAGAtagtattctttttttaaaaaactcaaactcttaataataataattaaaaaaaatccttcaagtCTCCCTTCCTGATTACTAGAGATAATTGGTGTTTCGGAAACACAGCTGCCCTTGTGAACTTGTTATGTTATGTTCAGAAGGCCAAGACGCCTTCATGGTATACAGTTATCTTAGAAGCAAAGTCCAGTGTGGATCTGGGAAAGCAGGTGTGATTCTCCCTGGCAGGAGGGCCCATGAGATGGCTGGAGGGGTCGGGTGTGTAACAGAAaagcagggaaggagaaagagaaaaaccAACAATTCAAGTCACTAGAACTCAGCTGCCTGAAGACGTCAGAGTGTAAGCATCCAATTggtctgccccccctccccagtgtaaGTATGTTTATCaagttcacacatgcacacactcactcTCAAGGAAGGAGTGTGTTCTTAGTAGAAGTGTGGCTCTGGCACACACCCAGCGTTCCTTTCCAACATAGCTTTTTATACAcacattaaatatatataaaaagcaaTTTTGTTTCCCAGGGCAATCAGAAATGAGGTCCACAGTGTTTAGAACTTAAATTGGATTCTTTGTTTGGAACAGTGTTTTGCATGTGTAGAGGGTTGTGGCGGGGGGTAACTTTCCCCccatctccctccctctcccaccctcccacTGAGTTTTAAAGCATGTTAGACTTCAAGAACATTAGTTTGTTCATATCTTCCGGACTGAGCAGACGTCTCCTCTTGATCAAGAGGGCCTGCTCACACATATTTACACAATTGCTTCTGGCACCAACAGCGGGTACTGCTAGGAGCCAAAAGGCCAACTTGGCCAGTTTTGTATGCTTCTGAGTAACGCAGGACCAGTACTGAAAGAGATCGGGGGTGGCTTGGAAGAGGGGCTCCTGCAGATAGTCATAGACTTCATTTTTGCCCGACCGGTCATCTTCCTGAGTTGGTGAGCTTTCGCTTGAGGTCCGTGGTTTTTTGGTGGAAGGCTCAAACTCCAGCTCCTCTGCCCACGACTCTTTTACTTCATTGATCAACTCACAGACTTTGCCAATGATCTCCTCATGTTGATACGGTGGGACCGGACGCAACTTCTGCTGTGGATCCAAAATCATGGCAACCTTGTGTGCAGAGTGAACTTTGAAGTTTTCCTTCAACGCTTCCAGGAAGAGGTGGCACAGTTTACTGACGATGCCCGCATCATTGGCTTTGGAAGTGAAAAGCTTCTCCAATTTCACATAGGTGGGCAACACCAGCTGTAAGGTGGGCCGGCTCTCATTGCTTAGTTCAATGACGGCTTGTTTCACCGGAGCCAAAATGGCAGCCAGGTTGCTGAGCAAGTGCTTGTTGAGGTTCTGGATGAGATTCATTTTCTTGGCTCTGCTATAGAACTCGCAGATCTGCTCGTAGCGCTCGTGGACGAGCAGGAGAGAGTCTGTCACAGAATTCCAGCAGGGTGGGGGTGATGTCTCCTCAAGAGAGCCAAAAGTCTCCTTAGAGATCCCTGCCGAACCTGCCAAGTCCTCACAGACGTTCAGCAGCTCAATGACTTCATGCATGTTGCGAGCCTGAAGAGTCCGTTTGTTCAGCACACTCTGCACAACTGAGTTCAAGGCACATGCCGAGCAACGCAGGCACATACCTGCCTTGGAGAAAGCTGAGGAACTCACCTTGCAGTCCGTGACATACACTGTTCTGATTTCAGACATCACAAACTCAGACAGCACGTTCTGCACCCAATGGTGGACCAAGTCCCCGTTATCTCTAATATCCACCCCCTTAATCCCCAATACATAACTTTTGATGCTATTGCCTTCTGCCTGGTAAGCAGTCAGGATGTAGCAAGAGTCAGGGCCAACGCTCTGCGAGTGACATGTGACACCTATGCCCAGACAAGCATTGCTGCCTAGGGCACAAGTGACCTTCACTTTCACCTGGTTGTACATCCGAGGCAAATGCTTCAGAGCCAGTGTGTTGAAGTTGCCAAGGATCTCTGTGACTGAGAATGCACCATAGCGGGCGCCGCTGTCCACAAGGGTTTGAGCCAGCTTGATGAATTCCTTGCCGCTCACCACACTCAATGTCCCCAGGTCAGCACACATCACCCGCAGCAGCCTCTCTGCGATGTTCTGTCTCTCCTTTTcagggattgcactgtttgttagtGAGCTGCTGGCTGATGCTgtaggaaaaggggtggggggacacaaCAAACCTTTAGCTACAAGAAGTGAGACTTGGCAGCAGGGCGATTTAAAAACAGCCTGAATTCCCTTTATACTAGTAACTGACCACAGAGCAAGAACCCAAGCAGGTGCCCTTGACTCTCTACGTATGGACCAGTTCTGGCATAATATTGACTACACACTGAGCTGGTCCCTTAAACTTTTCCAGGAAAGGGGCCATTCTTAGGGAGGGTTGAGGCATAATGGCAGAGCtcatgctttgtgtgcagaaggtccctgggCTACCTGCTGCCGTTCCCCACTTTGAATCACTTTATTACACAAACGCTTACAGGTACATACTGTTGTTAGTACTGTTTCTTTGGAGGTGTGGTTTCCATTTTTCTTCCACCACTGCCGGAGGTGACCTTGGGTGGTTGGAGGCGAGGCTATTCTCATTGTCAGCTGTGGGGCACAAGAGAATCTATGATTCACTTTTgactttaaaaaatccctaaaACATGTAGCAACGACTCATTCAATTCTACTAGCCACTTGCCCAACAGAGTCTGCCTCTGTTCTATGGTGCACTGGAATAGCATTTACATCCCCAACAGTAGAAACGTCATCATCTCTTCTAAGCATTAGCTCAGACAACACACTGCTAAATGTTTACAAATAACGGGGTCCACTTGTGCAAGCGATTTAATATCTGAAGAGAGGACTCATACATGAATGGACTAGGATGTTAAAATGGCCCAGTGTGCTGCAGTAGAAGTTCCCCCTTCAGACATTACATTTCCTGCACAAACAGATGCTGTTATTTGTGATTGTTTAGCTAAGGCTTGGCAGGCTGCTAGCTGCCAGTGGCCTCCAGCGAACTTCCCTTGTAAATTGAAGGACCAACCCACTCCTGGACTCGCACGAGATTATAGTTCCTTTTCCAGTGAAACACCACTACTTGGCAAGCACTGAACAATTAATAAGATTAATGTGTTTGAGTTTCATCTTCTATCACCATCCAGGCTGTAAATCTGGGTTATTAAAACTTTACAGGAGCTGGACCAAGCACAATTTTTCAATTTCTCTATTTGGCTCCAAATCCATTAAACCAACTTCTGCCTAGCCAGTCCTTTGTGTACATTAGTGGTAAACTGCCAAAACAACACTGCAGCAGTATCATCAGATCAGAACAAAGTACTCTCAATGGCAGTCATATCCTATACTGCATAATTATACTGTAGTGGATAATCCACAGGGCAAACGTCTTGGCCATGTAAGTGGCTGTCTCCAGGTCTCTCATTTGGATTCTAATTCCTTGTGCCTCTCACACAGATCTCTGCTTGTTTCTATCTTAATTACCCAGCAGCCCCCAGGAAAAGACCAAAGAGCTAGCTGGGCTTCGCCCTCATCCTCAAGGTTACCACCTCCGGCATCCTTGATTATAAGAGCCATGCATAACTCACTCACTCGCAAACTTCAGAGGCAAAGGGCACACTGCATTCTAATATGAGACCAAATGTACACCCGAAGCCTGCATTGTACAGAAGGGAGCCACTTCCTCCATAATGCCATCTCACATCCACTAAAGTTGCCTTTGTTTTTCAGAATGATCCAATTCCAAAGGTAATTTCCCTATCCACGCTCTCTGACCCCCACACAAATGCCAGCCCTTATCAACTCTGTATGTAAATGCCaaacaaggagagagaaaagaagcagggaaagaatAGGAAAAGGAGCCCAGTGACCTTATTCATTATTTCCAGTTTTAATTCTCATATAGCTCACATGTGGTCTCGGCTCTGCCTGTTGTTCTCTTTATAGGCCATATTTAGCCAGTCCACTAGTGAAAAGTAACCTTTTCTCCCTTACTTAGACAAAGATAACAAACTGGGGATGGACACTGCCTTCAGGCCCTGCTTGTGCACCTCCACCTGGGGGCATCTGGCAGGCCGCTGTGTGGGAAATGGAAGGCTGGGTTTGATGGACCTTAGGATCCAATACAACAGGACTCTTCTCCATAGTCTTCCTTCCATTTGTGATCCCCACTCAAAGAAACAAACATGTCTAGATACAGCATTTCTGGCTGCTGCCCAAGACAGAAACACAGATTTGATTTCCCAGGGGGAAACAAATCCATGAGGAAGGCACTCATATCTTACCACAAGAactttccagaaaaaaaatccatacagATTTTAAATCCCAGGAAGTTTCCCGCGTGTTCTAGGAACTGTTCCACAAGCACTCCCAACAGAAGGGAACATTCGCCGGGTCGGAAAGCTCTACTGAATCTGAACTTGTTTTTGTGGCTTTAAAGATGCAATTTAACAGGCTTACCGGCGTGGGATTGCATGTGTTCCAGGAGATTGTTGTAGAACTGGAATTGAATCCCGCAGGCTCCGCAGGTATATGGTTCTGAAAGAGGGAGGCGAGAATGGGAGAGTTAGACTCTGCCAGGATACAGCTTGCCCACACCTCTACAAAGTCCACAGAATCTTGCAGCTCAGCCCTGCAAATGGCAACTCCCTGCGGTCAGCTCTGCTTGGGGCAACAGGAATGATCATGGATGGAGGTCCTCAGTTTAAAATCTTCCTTCTGCCACAAGCTCTCATGGTGGACTTAGCAAGCTTCTCTCTATCAGCCTCAGCCCTCCCATCTGCAATGCAGGGCCTACCTTATGGGGCTGCTGCAATGAGTAATGCCTGTGAAATACTCTGAGGTATTTTATTTACCAGCTTCACAAAGAAATGGTTAGAAATCCACTCCTTCCTCTTTGGTTAGCCCACACAAGCAACCTGAAAATGTGAATGGGTCTGATTTCTTTGGAGTTCGGCATGGAGTCCGTCATACAATGGCTTCACTGTGCCACTTGGGATGTCAATTTTGTTGTGAGAATTGGCTCTGGATGCACTCCATCTTGATTTGCTTCTACTCTAAAGGAACCTCAAATGAACACAATATGCTGTGGCTGGTTTAAGGAGTCTATCATGCACTGCAGGAGCGATGGAAATGGAGAATCTTCAGCTTTCCACGCTCATCAGTTATCAGCACAGCAAAGATCCACAGGAAGATCCACCACAGATTTCTACGCAGCCAAATGTCAACTTAGCAGTTCTGGGCAAGCAAGCCTCTCTTTGTAGGCTTACTGCATCCTTCTCCAATTCCACCTGATAAGAAGACTGTATCCCCTGCTGTTAGGATGCACTGGCACAGTGCATATTGTGTGGACCACAGATAGCGTACTTACCAATGCAATCCATATGCTCTGGAGAACTAATCACATTTCCAAATGAAGGTCAGGAGAGTGACAGCAGGTGCTAGGCCCCAAGACATCTCAAGGTACTACTAGATGATACAGCATCCCCAGGGACAAACCAGGTATACTGCAGCCATTTTACCACTGGATTTCTGGTGCTTAAAAAATGCCACAGGAGAGGCAGTTCCTGGGAGAGGCAGCATGGGAGAGGCAGTTCCTGTCTCTCCCCCAATCCCTTGCTGTTTTTCCAAAAGCTCGAATGCCCAGAAGGTTTGGGCTCTTGAAAAATGGCAccgagggggagacagaaactcTCCCATAGTCCTGAGCAGGATCGGGCCCCTGatgcatttttaaagcaacagaagTCCTGAGGTAAAATGACCGCGGCATTCCCAGGGATGCTGTACTGTCTAGTTGTGCCCTCTGGAGACAATTCTGAAAACCAGAACCTAACCTTTTGTAGCATGTTCTAGTTCTAAGAGAGAGGAAAACTGTGCCTGAGCTGGTCCACACAGCAGCAGATCTGCAACCTCAGAATTTCATCTGTCTTGAACTTTGGTAGATGGGTTCAGGCAAGCCACTCCCTCTCATCTTCTATACTGCCCACCCCCCAGCTAGAGGATACAGATAATACCATGGACCTAACTGGCTGGACCCTGAGCTGGATATTCCAGGtaaagcctaatctcatcagatctcagaagctaagcaacgttggccttggttaataattggatgggagacctctaacgaagaccaggtttgcagaggcagacaatggcaaaccacctctgttagtctcttgccatgaaagccccaccaagggtcgccatgagtcaactctgacttgagggcactttctaccaATTGGCTGTAAGAATTAATGTGGTAATGTTTATGAAGCGCTCATTATAATCGTGATGCATTTATTATTTCGAGGCTGTCCCATGACTCTAGTTGGGGGCTCACATGACTGAATGCTCCttcatgggggggaggggtgacaCAGAAAACTGGAACAGCAGGAAGAACATGAGGCTCTTCTCTTTGACACACTAACTTCTTATGTGCAGGTAAGCTTGGGGGAGCGTTCATTCACACAATCCTCTAGCCTGAACTGGTACAGCATAGACACAGACTGGCTGCCTCGGTAAGGACTAGGTTCATGTCTGTATGATGAAATGTCCCCAGTTATCTTTCTGTCCTCATCACCATGGCAGCAAGTGacttcctgcttctccctcctctcGCTCATCTATCAGAGCAGCTCCATTCTGCTTTGCATTTATTCTTCACAAAAGCTTTCTCAGATTTGGATTCCAGGACTGGGGTCTGTTTTTCTTCCAAAAGCTCACTTTGACAGCTAACAAATTTCACTTCACTAGCTATTTAGTCTTGCATGTGCAAAGTTCACACCCCAGAGTTCACACTCTGGGGCCCAACACTTCTGGGCAGCTTGCAATAAATCAACAGACACCAATTTCCTAGGggacaaaaactgaaaaaatcCGTGCCCCAGATTGCCTGCTGCCATAATCTTTCTGTTCTCTGCTCACTCAAGCCCATGTGGGACACCTTCTCAGCTCCCCGCACTTTTCCTACTGTTTTTGCTATTCAACATACCCAGGGctggcctgcccattgaggctggtgaggccgctgcctcagggcgctaaggcacCAGAGGGGCGCcggcccaggggcaggggcatgcaccacagagctgctgccaccaccgccggccaggagcgcatgctggtggcggcagcatggggcaactgagtgggcagccccccgttcagttgctctgcgggccaggcacggccagcagccagggcggccggctgtgcctggcccacagagcaactgaacgggagggctggaaggccccctgtgCACGTGCCAGcccctacatgatgacatcacatgcagtgacgtcacACGCagtaacgtcatcatgcagtccggcgagcatgtgtgcacgtgcacgtgcacagaggcagcattaagctgcctcaggtgctggcaacgctggagccggccctgagcACACCCTCATCTTCAAAATTCTTCAGTCTACACTTGAGCACTGCTCAGTTTTTCAGCTTCAtatcccaatccctctgcccatAACCTTTGGTCCTCTCTTTACACCACTCTCAGTCAGCCATACTTCTGTGACCTTCATACACGTTACCCTTCAAGCCATGCAAATACCTTCTTGTAGCACAAGAACATCTGGCAGAAACTGGAGGCTACACTCATGAAAACTAAGCAACCCGTTGAGAGAGATGCTGCTGTTATAGTGATGATCTTAGCACAGAGCTGCTCATTTTAAAATGTGGCTCATCCAATCCAAACTCACAGGTTCCAATGGTGCCCTTTCAACATTCTCCCAACCATGTGGCATCCCCTTTTCCTGTGGCGTGGCTGGAAGGAAGCCGATTGTGTAGGTCTGTCCCAAAGTACCAGTACCGCACTGGAAGGGGAAGACTCATGCTATCATCCTCTCCATTGCAGTTCTGTTATTTAAACATTTTCCCCAGCTGTAGTTCCCATATTCCCTGACcgggacagcccaggtgagccagatctcatccgatctcagaagctaagcagagtcggccttggttagtaattggatgggagacctccaacaaagaccagggttgcagaagcaggcaatggcaaaccacctttgttagtctcttgccatgaaaaccccaccagggggtgccattagtcagctatgacctgacggcactctccactagTTCCCATATAGTTAGAAGATGATTCATTTTAGTTCAAATTCAGTACAGAGATCAAGGCAAACACATGTGCAAGTGATGGCATCCATGCATTATGATTTCCCTCATCTGAAACATTATGATTTCCCTCATCCTTTTTAAACCAAAGGAAACATGAAACATGGTTTGAAGGGCGGAAAAGCACATGATGGCAATGCACACAAACCAGTAGCAACTCATGGCCACCAGCTACCTGAAACAAACCTTAACAACCCTCAAGAGTCAGAGgaaacaatactgagctagatggaccaatgataTAAGGCAGCCACAGGGCATCCACATTCAGAATGGCCCAGATCCAAACCCTGGGACCGGCTCTCACGCAGAAGGATTTCAAGCAGCAAAGGCTTTCTCCACCTGAGAGCCTGCAGTCACTATGCTGAGCCAGAACTCTGTATAAAGGAGCTTCATAGGTTCATCACCTATCATGCTGATTTTAAGCCAATTCCACTGGCTTCCAGATGGTTTCTGGGCCCAACTTAGTGCGGGTTGTAACTTTGAAAGCCCCAAACAGACACCTAAATGGCCACCTGCTCCCACATTAACTACACATGCTCAGATCCTGCTCGACCAGTGAATGCTACTGTGGAAAATTCCACACGATGACCCAACGGGATAGGGCCGTCTAGGAAAGGCCCTGTAGAAATCCCTCCCAAGGAAAATTTTGTTGCTGGAGCCAGAATTAAGACCATTTTCTTTAGGAAGAGATTCTGCAGCCTTtcgtctcagggccaagctacacatgacgaatgacacttgaacggcaagtggattgagtggagggcaagtgaacagggaggaatacacttgccgttcaagtgtcattcgtcatgtgtagcttggccctcagtctacttgctgctgctggcttctgaGTGCTGCCCTACTAGGAGTTTTAATCAACTGTATGTTTTAATTGGCATAACCTGTTTTAAAATTTGGTGGATGGAACATCATTTAAATAAAGAGGAGCTGTGAAAACAAGAACTTTATCTTTGGGCAACGTGTGCTAGCAGGAAATCCCGAGTTTGACTCTCACCTCTGCCAGATTCATTAGGTGGCCTCTGCCAAACCACTCTTTCTGCCTCAACTCACACCATCTGATCCATCTGCAT
Above is a genomic segment from Eublepharis macularius isolate TG4126 chromosome 14, MPM_Emac_v1.0, whole genome shotgun sequence containing:
- the ZNF618 gene encoding zinc finger protein 618 isoform X2 — its product is MSEPGGSGAAAAGEGGAAAAAEHAAAQTEGGSSVGTRASTGSIEKQSNGDEKEIIASHSAACMLPSGSTCISGNASDVTETPIQKQSNGDEKEILVPHSTTCSLPTCSADISGNTTDITETPERLKRSQKSMKAEGTDSATSHSLPSEETATMSEVKVKTEVPDEYVQEVIWQDDAKDSKKSLKDEAGEVPAEICVVIGGVRNQQTLGKLGSYECGICGKKYKYYNCFQTHVRAHTDTEAASGEGASPGNNFRYTCDICGKKYKYYSCFQEHRDLHAVDDPYDQTIIAKDEVKEEEPEPFQKIGPSMTYRVCNLKTGNYTCEFCGKQYKYYTPYQEHVALHAPIKYSRSPLFVAVKTEANPSGKKPPASIIRCSTLFHRSPSGVPPASQSQMFRAPNSGSPGSKATTESAFSRRVESKTQNNFEETNSSSQNSSEPYTCGACGIQFQFYNNLLEHMQSHAADNENSLASNHPRSPPAVVEEKWKPHLQRNSTNNTSASSSLTNSAIPEKERQNIAERLLRVMCADLGTLSVVSGKEFIKLAQTLVDSGARYGAFSVTEILGNFNTLALKHLPRMYNQVKVKVTCALGSNACLGIGVTCHSQSVGPDSCYILTAYQAEGNSIKSYVLGIKGVDIRDNGDLVHHWVQNVLSEFVMSEIRTVYVTDCKVSSSAFSKAGMCLRCSACALNSVVQSVLNKRTLQARNMHEVIELLNVCEDLAGSAGISKETFGSLEETSPPPCWNSVTDSLLLVHERYEQICEFYSRAKKMNLIQNLNKHLLSNLAAILAPVKQAVIELSNESRPTLQLVLPTYVKLEKLFTSKANDAGIVSKLCHLFLEALKENFKVHSAHKVAMILDPQQKLRPVPPYQHEEIIGKVCELINEVKESWAEELEFEPSTKKPRTSSESSPTQEDDRSGKNEVYDYLQEPLFQATPDLFQYWSCVTQKHTKLAKLAFWLLAVPAVGARSNCVNMCEQALLIKRRRLLSPEDMNKLMFLKSNML